The following are from one region of the Streptomyces fradiae genome:
- a CDS encoding LuxR family transcriptional regulator, giving the protein MLQSLGLDELAHTIYRFALDRPGCHLDDLPLGVDAPEAAVRQSVNRLVELSLLRQMSGTLVPTRPPLALRTMLERQQSELLRRQQEFVHIKAAVDRLSEEYDDAQARGTHAGWERLESQAAIHARMERLAGRTTTECVSLLPADANSAEAMHARRPVDQHMLDRGVLVWNVYLESVYNDRAGLAYARWIARNGGKVGTAPTLPLWLVVYDRTTALLPADPADPCAGAVQVSGAGYITGLIALFERLCESMTPLDAPGTCEGDQPTPLEKEMLRLMGQGLTDEAVCKKLGLGLRTARRTIADMMERLGARSRFEAGAKAVERGWLRPCACGGDQPVRAKDPKSAALSATISEGLDLGVLV; this is encoded by the coding sequence ATGTTGCAGTCACTGGGATTGGACGAACTGGCGCACACGATCTACCGCTTCGCACTCGACCGGCCGGGGTGCCACCTGGACGACCTTCCGCTCGGCGTCGACGCACCGGAGGCCGCCGTACGCCAGAGCGTGAACCGTCTCGTCGAGCTCTCGTTGCTGCGCCAGATGTCCGGCACCCTCGTACCGACCCGGCCACCACTCGCGCTGCGCACGATGCTGGAGCGGCAGCAGTCCGAACTCCTCCGTCGCCAGCAGGAGTTCGTCCACATCAAGGCGGCCGTGGACCGGCTCTCCGAGGAGTACGACGACGCCCAGGCGCGAGGCACCCACGCGGGCTGGGAGCGCCTCGAGTCCCAGGCCGCGATCCACGCGCGCATGGAGCGCCTGGCCGGCCGGACCACCACCGAGTGCGTCTCCCTGCTCCCCGCCGACGCCAACAGCGCCGAGGCGATGCACGCCCGTCGCCCGGTCGACCAGCACATGCTGGACCGCGGGGTCCTGGTGTGGAACGTCTACCTGGAGAGCGTCTACAACGACCGGGCCGGCCTCGCCTACGCGCGCTGGATCGCCCGCAACGGCGGCAAGGTCGGCACCGCGCCGACCCTCCCCCTCTGGCTCGTCGTCTACGACCGGACCACGGCCCTGCTGCCCGCCGACCCGGCCGACCCGTGCGCCGGGGCGGTGCAGGTGTCGGGTGCCGGGTACATCACCGGGCTGATCGCGTTGTTCGAGCGCCTCTGCGAGAGCATGACGCCGCTGGACGCCCCAGGAACCTGCGAGGGCGACCAGCCGACTCCGCTCGAAAAGGAGATGCTCCGTCTGATGGGTCAGGGACTCACCGACGAGGCGGTGTGCAAGAAGCTCGGCCTGGGCCTGCGCACCGCGCGCCGCACCATCGCCGACATGATGGAGCGGCTGGGCGCCCGCAGCAGGTTCGAGGCCGGGGCCAAGGCGGTCGAGCGTGGCTGGCTGCGGCCCTGCGCGTGCGGCGGCGATCAGCCCGTGCGGGCAAAGGATCCGAAGAGTGCAGCCCTCTCCGCCACGATCTCCGAAGGGCTGGACCTCGGCGTGCTGGTGTGA
- a CDS encoding helix-turn-helix transcriptional regulator produces the protein MAQLEVIDPVTCCTPVIAAPLDEERAAGTAKMFKALGDPIRLRLLSMIASATGDGELCVCDLTGPFDLSAPTISYHLKILREANLVTSERRGTWVYYRLRRDNLSLLSGLLAVPSMGELAVAEA, from the coding sequence ATGGCACAGCTTGAGGTGATCGACCCCGTAACATGCTGCACCCCCGTCATAGCCGCGCCCCTCGACGAGGAGCGGGCCGCGGGCACGGCCAAGATGTTCAAGGCCCTGGGCGACCCGATCCGGCTCCGCCTGCTCTCGATGATCGCGTCCGCAACGGGTGACGGCGAACTGTGCGTCTGTGATCTGACCGGCCCCTTCGACCTGTCGGCGCCGACGATCTCGTATCACCTCAAGATCCTCCGCGAAGCGAATCTGGTCACCTCCGAGCGCCGTGGCACCTGGGTCTACTACCGCCTCCGGCGGGACAATCTGAGCCTGCTCTCCGGTCTGCTCGCCGTTCCGAGCATGGGGGAGCTGGCGGTCGCCGAGGCCTGA